TAACAAACGCCTCAGACCTAAGCAGCGAAAAGGCTATACTTACTTACACGATGACTAGTATTACTGATTCAACGGTGTTTGATGCGGCTAACCATAACATTAAGGTTTACATTCCTTACACTCTGTCTGTTAATAATTTAGTTGCACAATTCACCCTTTCCAACTTTGCAACTGTGGCAATTGGGGCTACTACTCAAATAAGTGGTAGTACTCCTAACGACTTCACAACGGATAAAACCTACACCATCACTGCCGAGAATGGTACAACGCAGAATTGGGTTGTTCAGGTTATTACAAATACTAAACCCCTTGGCGAAACATGCTCGGATCCAAAAATTGCAGTTGAAGGGGTAAACCATTCCGACAAGGTTTTTAGCCCACAATACTACATGTACACACCAACACAAACTGGATACATCAGTTTAACTTACTGTGGTGAAAATAGTAAAGAGGCAATCATTTACTCCGATTGTTCCACCTCGGAATTGGATAATAACATCAATTGTGGCGAAGAAATTAAATGGGCGGTTGAAGTTGGAGTTCCAATCTATATTAAATGGTATAACTTAAATGGTGATTCATGGACATTAACCCAGCATGGCGGTCTTCAATCGGGAAAACAGATTGAGTATATCTCATTTATGGGTGGCAAAATGGATATGGAAACGCCAATCGATCAAATAAACCATACAATAAGTGCAATGGTTGAGCCATTTTTTAACCTGTCGAGCATAATGACCCAGTTTGGACTTTCATTTGGTGCTAAAGCTTATATTGGAACAACTCAAATCTATTCTGACGATATTATTAATTTTACCAACCCCGTAACAATTACCGTTAAAGCACAAGATGGTGGCTCTCAGGATTATCTTGTAACAGTAACCCATAGACCTCTTGAAATAGGCAATAGCATAACTTCTTTCGCCCTAACCCAGCAAACTGGGCAAGCGGTTATCGATAGTACAAATCATACTGTAAAATTGGGAGTTGCCTCAGGCACTGTTATTACAAATCTAATCCCTCGTTTTACTCTTTCTCTAAGTGCTACTGCTAAAATTGGAGCGGTCAATCAATCTTCTGGTCAGTCCTTCGTAGATTTCACAAATCCTGTAGTATATTCGGTAAAATCGGAAGAGGTAGTAATTGGACCACCGATTAAATCGGGAAAAGCAGTAACTCAGGATTGGACTGTAACTGTTACCGTTGGTACCGTTCAAAATATCTATGCCGATATTACCTCGATACGCCTCAATGAGCAAACCCAACCAGCAACCATTGATATTGCCAATAAAACAATTACTTTTTTGGTTGCGCAAGGAACAGATCGTTCGGCTCTTATACCAACATTCTACCTATCATCAGGTGCAACAGCAAAAATTGGTACAACCCCTCAGGTAAGCGGTGTAACCTCAAATAATTTTACAACTCCACTTGTTTATGCTGTTACTTCTGAAGATGGCTTAACCACTAATAATTGGACAGTAAAGGTAAAGAATACTGAAACTAGCATTACTTCTTTTAGTTTACCCGCTCAAATAAGTAGCACTATTGATCCTATTAATAAAACCATTGCAGTAGTTATGCCTCAAGGTTCTAATATAACCAGCTTAGTTTCTACTTTTACCCTCTCAACTGGAGCAACTGCTAAAGTTGCCACAATGGTTCAGACTAGTGGTGTTACTGCAAATAATTTCACAAATGCTGTTGTATATGTTATTACAGCAGAAGATGGAGTTACTATTCAAAATTGGACAGTTAACGTATCTGTTGCAAGTGGTATAAATGAAAATCCTGCTGAAGTAGGATTGGATGTATATCCTAATCCATCGAATGGTATTTTCCATGTTAAACTAAACACTGCATTAAAAGGAACTATCAAGTTGGATGTATTTTCTGTTACTGGAGCAATGGTAATGAGCAAGTTTGTTGATAGTAGAGAAGAACAGATTATTGATATTGACTTAACAGGTAAACAAACTGGTGTTTACTATGTAAGAATTCAATTTTGTGG
This window of the Bacteroidales bacterium genome carries:
- a CDS encoding T9SS type A sorting domain-containing protein translates to MKKELLSQFSFFLFALLISFQATSVYGGTGFLPVAGTDCNVPFTAVKGINHSDHTGVVDQWFTYTATSNCLITVSSCGYTTKATSFYVFDNCSGSGQRYSRQCGTTTPYQSQMVFEAVSGQTYLIKWLNLGAAESYDWSLTESPLPTGTKYSTAIPAIEGNNSTYHYGNSVDQWYSFSPNVDGMFELSYHITGFMMEKVGGILYLETSEGVLTQIAKLSDLKINIIVAKGKKYYLRWSKDNSDLQSWSLNFQPMALKPGDMCESPITAIQGINSASNVTGSQWFSYIPAIDGVMTVSTCGMTTEDTRVYIYDGCNVVDIDNSDDDCGEGEGFQTEISVKVTKDTKYLTKWVDDYTSDTYNWNLSMSPFSNVTDIKSFSFAGITTSSTIDATNHTINVVVGKNVDKSSLIATFNLSAGASTTIGTDTQESGITSNNFSTAKTYTIIAEDNTTKTDWTVTVTNASDLSSEKAILTYTMTSITDSTVFDAANHNIKVYIPYTLSVNNLVAQFTLSNFATVAIGATTQISGSTPNDFTTDKTYTITAENGTTQNWVVQVITNTKPLGETCSDPKIAVEGVNHSDKVFSPQYYMYTPTQTGYISLTYCGENSKEAIIYSDCSTSELDNNINCGEEIKWAVEVGVPIYIKWYNLNGDSWTLTQHGGLQSGKQIEYISFMGGKMDMETPIDQINHTISAMVEPFFNLSSIMTQFGLSFGAKAYIGTTQIYSDDIINFTNPVTITVKAQDGGSQDYLVTVTHRPLEIGNSITSFALTQQTGQAVIDSTNHTVKLGVASGTVITNLIPRFTLSLSATAKIGAVNQSSGQSFVDFTNPVVYSVKSEEVVIGPPIKSGKAVTQDWTVTVTVGTVQNIYADITSIRLNEQTQPATIDIANKTITFLVAQGTDRSALIPTFYLSSGATAKIGTTPQVSGVTSNNFTTPLVYAVTSEDGLTTNNWTVKVKNTETSITSFSLPAQISSTIDPINKTIAVVMPQGSNITSLVSTFTLSTGATAKVATMVQTSGVTANNFTNAVVYVITAEDGVTIQNWTVNVSVASGINENPAEVGLDVYPNPSNGIFHVKLNTALKGTIKLDVFSVTGAMVMSKFVDSREEQIIDIDLTGKQTGVYYVRIQFCGERSTLKLILK